The proteins below are encoded in one region of Nakamurella deserti:
- a CDS encoding PLP-dependent aminotransferase family protein, which yields MTGNSLDQHLQRYAQRTTGMRASAIRALFSVANRPEVVSLAGGMPFLNSLPLEALAVDAAQLVGEEGLVALQYGSGQGILRLREQICQVMSLEGIDAHPDDVVVTVGSQMALDLTTRIFIDPGEVILAEAPSYVGALSTFSSYQASVVHVAMDDGGLIPEALVAAIAAVQASGRRIKLLYTIPNYHNPAGVTMAAERRPVVAQICRDAGILVLEDNPYGLLGFDDKVHRALRADDADNVIYLGSFSKTFAPGLRVGWVLAPHAVREKLVLANEAATLNPPVFNQMMISRYLETYDWQSQIKAYQHTYAERRDTMLAALQQMMPAGTTWTHPTGGFYVWVTLPEGFDTAAMLPRAVTNRIAYVPGNAFYADGLGSRQMRLSFCFPTPERIVEGVRRLSDVIDAELDVMRTFGAHSPRPVGGPRSPSNDTL from the coding sequence ATGACCGGCAACAGCCTCGATCAGCACCTGCAGCGCTACGCCCAACGGACCACGGGCATGCGGGCGTCGGCGATCCGGGCGCTGTTCTCGGTGGCGAACCGGCCGGAGGTGGTCTCCCTCGCAGGCGGCATGCCGTTCCTGAACTCCCTGCCGCTCGAGGCGCTCGCCGTCGACGCGGCGCAACTGGTCGGTGAGGAAGGGCTCGTCGCTCTGCAGTACGGCTCCGGTCAGGGGATCCTGCGGCTGCGCGAACAGATCTGTCAGGTCATGTCGCTGGAGGGCATCGACGCCCACCCCGACGACGTGGTCGTGACGGTCGGCTCCCAGATGGCGCTGGACCTGACCACCCGCATCTTCATCGACCCGGGCGAGGTCATCCTCGCCGAGGCGCCGTCGTACGTGGGGGCGTTGTCGACGTTCAGCTCCTACCAGGCCAGCGTGGTGCACGTCGCGATGGATGACGGCGGGTTGATCCCCGAGGCGCTGGTAGCGGCGATCGCCGCGGTCCAGGCCTCCGGACGGCGGATCAAGCTCTTGTACACGATCCCGAACTACCACAATCCGGCCGGCGTGACGATGGCGGCCGAACGACGGCCTGTGGTCGCCCAGATCTGCCGCGACGCCGGCATTCTCGTGCTCGAGGACAACCCGTACGGACTGCTCGGCTTCGACGACAAGGTGCACCGGGCGCTGCGCGCCGACGACGCCGACAACGTCATCTACCTCGGCTCGTTCTCCAAGACCTTCGCTCCCGGATTGCGGGTCGGCTGGGTGCTGGCGCCCCACGCCGTGCGCGAGAAACTGGTGCTGGCCAACGAAGCGGCGACGCTGAACCCTCCGGTCTTCAACCAGATGATGATCTCGCGGTACCTCGAGACCTACGACTGGCAGTCGCAGATCAAGGCCTATCAGCACACCTACGCCGAGCGTCGTGACACGATGCTCGCCGCACTCCAGCAGATGATGCCGGCCGGCACCACGTGGACGCATCCGACCGGCGGTTTCTACGTGTGGGTGACGCTGCCGGAAGGTTTCGACACCGCTGCCATGCTGCCCCGCGCGGTGACCAACCGGATCGCCTACGTCCCCGGGAACGCCTTCTACGCCGACGGTCTCGGTTCGCGTCAGATGCGGCTGTCGTTCTGCTTCCCGACACCCGAGCGGATCGTCGAAGGCGTGCGGCGGTTGTCCGACGTCATCGACGCCGAGCTCGACGTGATGCGCACCTTCGGTGCCCACAGCCCGCGTCCTGTGGGCGGGCCCCGATCACCGTCCAACGACACACTGTGA
- a CDS encoding ParA family protein has translation MEVRSGDLTLPRPRHRRIITISNQKGGVGKTTTTVNIGVALALAGLDVLVIDLDPQGNTSTALGAIRTSGTPSVYDVLLGEISIAEAAQTCPDAPRLGCVPATIDLAGIEIELVGMERREYRLKEAIDAIDGDFDYVLIDCPPSLGLLTINAMVAAREVMIPIQCEYYALEGLGQLIGNIDRIKQHLNPELDLSTILLTMYDARTKLSVGVADEVRRHFGASVLTALIPRSVKVSEAPSYGQSVITYDPGSRGAMSYLDAAKEIAYRGAKENAK, from the coding sequence ATGGAGGTGCGTAGTGGTGACCTCACGCTCCCCCGCCCGCGGCACCGGCGCATCATCACCATCTCCAACCAGAAGGGTGGCGTCGGCAAGACGACCACCACGGTGAACATCGGTGTGGCCCTGGCCCTGGCCGGGCTGGATGTCCTGGTGATCGATCTCGACCCCCAGGGCAACACCAGCACGGCCCTCGGGGCGATCCGGACCAGTGGCACGCCGTCGGTGTACGACGTCCTGCTCGGCGAGATCTCGATCGCCGAGGCCGCCCAGACCTGCCCTGATGCGCCTCGCCTCGGCTGCGTCCCCGCGACGATCGACCTGGCGGGCATCGAGATCGAGCTGGTGGGCATGGAGCGCCGCGAGTACAGACTGAAGGAAGCCATCGATGCCATCGACGGCGACTTCGACTATGTCCTCATCGACTGTCCACCGTCACTGGGCCTGCTGACCATCAATGCGATGGTCGCCGCGCGCGAAGTGATGATCCCCATCCAGTGTGAGTATTACGCGCTCGAAGGGCTGGGTCAGCTCATCGGCAACATCGACCGCATCAAGCAGCATCTCAACCCGGAGCTGGATCTCAGCACCATCCTGCTCACCATGTACGACGCACGGACGAAGCTGTCGGTGGGGGTGGCGGACGAGGTACGTCGTCATTTCGGTGCGTCGGTTTTGACCGCGTTGATCCCGCGTTCGGTCAAGGTGTCGGAGGCCCCCAGTTACGGCCAGTCCGTGATCACGTATGACCCAGGTTCGCGCGGTGCGATGAGTTATCTCGACGCCGCCAAGGAGATCGCCTACCGAGGCGCGAAGGAGAACGCGAAGTGA
- a CDS encoding ParB/RepB/Spo0J family partition protein: MTKSRGGLGRGLASLIPSGPSSPITDVLIAGPVSRETPPPPRRRPPADHVSRETDQEPPTAATWRGQKDIQRSVDTHVVDDTTTEGPHYREIPLRSITPNPSNPRTVFDEDALAELEHSIRAFGLLQPIVVRERPGGYELVMGERRWRAAQRANLEVIPAIVRRTEDADLLRDALLENIHRANLNPLEEAAAYQQLLDEFGVTHDELATRLGRSRPVISNTIRLLKLPVPVQRRVAAGVLSAGHARALLSLEEPSVQEELAARIVAEGLSVRGTEEAVTMLAGRRITQRRAPAKRVITPGIEDLANDLGDLLDTRVLVDMGRKKGRIVIEFATTDDLSRISDVIRGRRDGSPASVRSRADIE, translated from the coding sequence GTGACGAAATCCCGTGGCGGCCTGGGTCGTGGCCTTGCCTCGTTGATACCCAGTGGGCCTTCGAGTCCGATCACCGATGTGCTCATCGCCGGGCCTGTTTCACGTGAAACTCCTCCACCTCCACGCCGTCGACCACCAGCGGACCACGTTTCACGTGAAACGGACCAGGAGCCGCCGACAGCCGCCACGTGGCGAGGGCAGAAGGACATCCAGCGCTCAGTCGACACCCATGTCGTCGACGACACGACCACCGAGGGTCCGCACTACCGCGAGATCCCGCTACGGTCCATCACGCCTAATCCGAGCAACCCGCGCACGGTCTTCGACGAGGACGCGCTCGCCGAGCTCGAGCACTCGATCCGTGCGTTCGGTCTCCTGCAGCCGATCGTCGTCCGAGAACGACCCGGCGGATACGAACTGGTGATGGGGGAGCGGCGATGGCGTGCGGCGCAGCGTGCGAACCTCGAGGTCATCCCGGCCATCGTCCGTCGAACCGAGGACGCGGATCTGCTGCGCGACGCGCTGCTGGAGAACATCCACCGCGCCAACCTCAACCCGCTGGAAGAGGCCGCCGCGTACCAGCAGCTCCTCGATGAGTTCGGTGTGACCCACGACGAACTGGCCACCAGATTGGGCCGGAGCCGTCCCGTCATCAGCAACACCATCCGGCTGCTCAAGCTGCCGGTCCCGGTTCAGCGGCGGGTGGCGGCCGGCGTGCTGTCCGCCGGGCATGCCCGCGCTCTGCTGTCTCTGGAGGAACCGTCGGTCCAGGAGGAACTCGCGGCGCGCATCGTCGCCGAAGGGTTGTCGGTCCGCGGCACGGAGGAGGCGGTGACCATGCTCGCGGGACGCCGGATCACCCAGCGGCGAGCGCCCGCAAAGCGTGTCATCACGCCCGGCATCGAGGACCTGGCGAATGACCTGGGGGACCTGCTGGACACGCGGGTCCTGGTCGACATGGGTCGGAAGAAGGGCCGCATCGTCATCGAATTCGCGACCACGGACGACCTGTCGCGAATCAGCGACGTCATCCGCGGCCGCCGCGACGGGTCACCGGCCTCGGTGCGATCCCGAGCCGATATCGAATGA
- a CDS encoding D-alanine--D-alanine ligase family protein translates to MTERHVVVLAGGLTHERDVSLRSGSRIAESLRRQGHEVSLRDADGSLLGWLRDAEPDAAVIALHGGRGENGAVQGILQMSGVPYLGTASRNCRLAWDKSTAKTLMARAGHRTPEWITLAHDTFRDLGAPGMIDAVIADLGLPLMVKPHQGGSALGAGVVRSPEQLPEALVGAFAYGSVVLVERFVTGTELAVSVIDTEDGPVALPAVEIAFPGDVFDYEARYTAGMTTYFTPARLDAATTEQASALAVAAHRTLGLRDMSRTDMIVDADGAAHFLEVNVSPGLTETSMFPMAVAESGRELGALYSELIERAIARFPRAGS, encoded by the coding sequence GTGACCGAGCGGCATGTCGTGGTGTTGGCCGGCGGACTGACCCATGAGCGCGACGTCTCGCTGCGGTCGGGTTCGCGGATCGCCGAGTCGTTGCGTCGGCAGGGGCACGAGGTGTCGTTGCGCGACGCCGACGGCTCGCTGCTGGGCTGGCTGCGGGACGCCGAGCCCGACGCGGCGGTGATCGCACTCCACGGCGGCCGCGGTGAGAACGGCGCGGTGCAAGGCATTCTCCAGATGTCCGGGGTGCCGTACCTCGGAACGGCCTCGCGCAACTGCCGTCTGGCGTGGGACAAGTCCACCGCCAAGACGCTGATGGCCCGGGCCGGTCACCGGACCCCCGAGTGGATCACCCTGGCCCATGACACCTTCCGGGACCTCGGCGCTCCGGGGATGATCGACGCGGTCATCGCCGACCTCGGCCTGCCGCTGATGGTGAAGCCACACCAGGGTGGTTCGGCACTCGGCGCCGGCGTGGTGCGCAGCCCCGAGCAGCTCCCGGAGGCCCTCGTCGGTGCGTTCGCGTACGGATCCGTCGTGCTGGTCGAACGTTTCGTCACCGGCACCGAACTGGCGGTCTCGGTCATCGACACCGAAGACGGCCCCGTGGCGCTGCCCGCGGTCGAGATCGCGTTCCCGGGCGACGTCTTCGATTACGAGGCTCGGTACACCGCGGGAATGACGACGTACTTCACCCCCGCCCGCCTGGATGCGGCGACCACGGAGCAGGCATCCGCCCTCGCCGTCGCGGCTCATCGGACTCTCGGCCTGCGGGACATGAGCCGCACCGACATGATCGTCGACGCCGACGGTGCCGCACACTTCCTCGAGGTGAACGTCTCCCCCGGTCTCACCGAGACGTCGATGTTCCCGATGGCGGTGGCCGAGTCCGGACGCGAGCTGGGCGCGTTGTATTCGGAGCTCATCGAGCGGGCGATCGCGCGCTTCCCGCGAGCGGGGTCATAG